In Scatophagus argus isolate fScaArg1 chromosome 14, fScaArg1.pri, whole genome shotgun sequence, the following proteins share a genomic window:
- the fgl1b gene encoding fibrinogen like 1B isoform X2 encodes MKTDFAARGFFLKAMAVLLLLALVSSVMASPTQLSAMDSCGPEIAALKRNIKKLENKLLIGTWQVEHLKKHKYFQSIQSVVSSTKPETGTVIGVNQNKSGTLDNADMTVMKTLPPAGNLIVHDKDCSELFDRLRPPSGFYRIRPKSHQDAFLVYCDMEDGGGWTVFQKRRHGKVDFNRDWVDYRDGFGDFKLRNDEFWLGNEHIYSLLSDGKNLVKIDLMDWDGQRNYAFYENFRITNEADKYRLQYELYSGKAGDALTGGGGSVEHWSSCLSGMEFSTRDQDNDRYLQGSCAQENNAGWWFNRCHAANLNGKFYRKGKYKGQYDNGVVWGTWKGLWYSLRHTTMKVRPLVFLDFMGSGAGEI; translated from the exons ATGAAG ACTGATTTTGCGGCAAGAGGCTTCTTCCTTAAAGCCATGGCggtgttgctgttgttagcTCTGGTGTCCTCAGTCATGGCCTCTCCCACACAGTTGTCA GCAATGGACTCCTGTGGGCCAGAGATTGCAGCTCTCAAACGCAACATAAAGAAACTGGAAAATAAACTGTTGATTGGGACATGGCAGGTTGAGCACTTGAAGAAGCACAAATACTTCCAATCAATTCAGTCTGTTGTGTCCAGTACAAAACCTGAAACTGGCACAGTCATTGGcgtgaaccaaaacaaaagtgGGACATTAGACAACGCTGATatgacagtgatgaaaacactTCCACCAGCAGGCAATTTAATTGTCCATGACAAAG ACTGTTCGGAGCTATTTGatagactgagaccaccgagcgGTTTCTACCGCATCAGACCCAAATCCCACCAGGACGCCTTCTTGGTCTACTGTGAcatggaggatggaggaggatggacaGTGTTTCAGAAGCGTCGGCACGGAAAAGTTGACTTCAACAG GGACTGGGTGGACTACAGAGATGGCTTTGGCGACTTCAAACTGAGGAATGATGAGTTTTGGTTGGGGAATGAGCACATCTATTCTCTACTGTCAGATG GTAAGAACCTGGTGAAGATAGATCTAATGGACTGGGACGGACAGAGAAATTATGCATTTTATGAGAACTTCAGGATCACGAATGAGGCT GACAAATATCGTCTCCAGTATGAGCTGTATAGTGGGAAAGCTGGGGATGCACTGACTGGTGGTGGGGGGTCGGTGGAACATTGGTCTTCTTGCCTAAGTGGCATGGAGTTCAGCACCAGAGATCAG GACAATGACCGCTACCTTCAGGGCAGCTGCGCTCAGGAGAATAATGCAGGATGGTGGTTCAACAG ATGTCATGCAGCCAACCTAAATGGGAAGTTTTACCGCAAAGGGAAGTACAAGGGCCAGTATGACAATGGTGTAGTGTGGGGGACCTGGAAAGGCCTTTGGTACTCCCTTAGACACACCACCATGAAGGTGCGGCCTCTGGTGTTCCTGGACTTTATGGGCAGTGGAGCAGGGGAAATTTAA